From Plasmodium brasilianum strain Bolivian I chromosome 7, whole genome shotgun sequence, the proteins below share one genomic window:
- a CDS encoding eukaryotic translation initiation factor 3 subunit F, with amino-acid sequence MSVNRYNFKALSAILKDKIPQHFDILPHTSIKCIIHPSVIFTILDAYLRRDEDQTHVIGTLMGSAIDTNLIEISDCFVDKHSLNEGGFLQIIKDHHETMYELKQKIRPRDQVVGWFCSGSELSELSCAVHGWFKEHNSISKFYPHSPLNEPIHLLVDAALESGFLNIKAYVQLPINMVKEYFVHFHEIQTELLPCNVERAEVLQYREKGASSKDKDTNSSIGNNKDNAINNDMNEISLKKLLIMLKHCKSYVQDVIDKKKKGNPGVGRYLHKVLSNDTFLELEKFDSINESILQDNLMISYLSNLAHLQFLIAEKLNASSMQ; translated from the exons ATGAGCGTTAATCGCTACAATTTTAAAGCATTAAGTGCCATATTAAAGGATAAAATTCCTCAGCATTTTGACATTTTGCCACATACCAGTATCAAATGTATTATCCACCCCTCTGTTATATTTACAATCTTGGATGCATATTTAAGAAGAGATGAAGATCAAACGCATGTTATTGGTACTCTGATGGGGTCTGCCATTGACACAAATTTAATCGAAATTTCGGACTGCTTTGTTGACAAGCATTCATTGAATGAaggg ggatttttgcaaataataaaagatcaTCACGAAACAATGTACGAACTGAAACAGAAAATCCGTCCAAGAGATCAGGTAGTGGGTTGGTTTTGCTCAGGTTCAGAACTGTCTGAATTATCATGTGCTGTACATGGATGGTTTAAAGAACATAATTCCATTTCCAAATTTTACCCTCATTCACCTTTAAATGAACCAATACATTTATTAGTTGATGCAGCATTAGAAAGtggttttttaaatattaaggCATATGTACAGTTACCTATTAATATGGTTAAGgaatattttgttcattttcaTGAAATACAAACAGAACTATTACCATGTAATGTAGAAAGAGCAGAGGTACTACAATATCGAGAAAAAGGAGCATCAAGTAAGGATAAAGATACCAATAGCAGTAttggtaataataaagataatgcaataaataatgatatgaATGAAATAtcgttaaaaaaattattaattatgttaAAACATTGCAAATCTTATGTTCAAGATGTAATagacaaaaagaaaaaaggaaatccAGGAGTAGGTAGATATTTACATAAGGTTTTATCAAATGATACATTCTTAGAACTAGAAAAATTTGATTCAATAAATGAAAGCATATTACAAGATAACCTTATGATATCTTATCTTTCGAATTTAGCCCACTTACAATTCTTAATTGCTGAAAAGTTGAATGCATCATCTATGCAATGA
- a CDS encoding hypothetical protein (conserved Plasmodium protein), producing the protein MVIAIFIFLLFELVSSNKSDANQNIIEETKSYPSDSTINSISTDEKYDKYEKYENYKNLVHTSERNNRIVCVQKEYNHLIYYTYDNECDPQNTFSFSFNSTYKFHDDYYLSYIKNRESFVETKISPQLAVGSCITCLFLDEINLLSIYGYTFIYNKSDEVDYKNYYKKIIDTHYNLEENINLPHLPPNNDSFEETGKVEPFVEEVLDIDRCPDDGDDDDGIVLSSVSGNTNNTSSSYSRYSGQDEEERELTTQKHNEGEKKSSENDASFFNNYENTILQNFLKENRIHYAYDEIGKNKFRYDSGTSVEVRSNSNNNNDFISNSSSNNDNDFISNSSSNNDNSSNNDNSSNNDNSSNNDNSINNDNNSKSSNSLNGEMVDNFFLNLNVIGSNEREKNYGTVSTNKKILHLKDLPNLVFKEKECNVFKEDINKKKIWSNLIFVNSFTNINILSHMDKFRGTYAELKYYSFHQNYKEKKVNDFISITLDLNNKDYLKNNNVFILIANDEIKFLKKIIFCSPIVVNKESAISYINDNTIITEYEKIKNIYMSNDANNQVFLLKVLYHQDEIHLILIDHIRGISHPMKLSIPFFFLTTNSYFSQFTHFFMKDNLIGWIMKSKMLSTMYSKKIYDVVSIENKIISNIYLLYLSYSIFKYVLFGRYNPMKDYSLHKSITFEAVLLNIMSTFTNEELTNFKMYFEKITNKQVGNISNIKKIKRMDVFEIFVIPSDNYVRFQNVLSKLFKAIFDCGGKHISKLIKIVVLRSHYDMLYNFNCYNYQLYSFLVNLLDLHEYYYEYTDLDNLFKESQRILTQLVSKGGEASIKLTLEEMNNLIPFNEDKKLIKYLIIILYFGNDMFCLEKENSIYIQLIYELRHLNIFHAIIVAYLSEEKAGTLCSRKNMIGEETLQNDSLSPYETFEDKNVYLKFACTSKCNMNELENNFLKKFNNKYFGDFHVTIRSYEHYTLGIFLVSFMTSVVFIVGELHKEMKKIYVYRIFKNIFIKNYTHNITKYYTFWNTRLYAFAQYEPECVLLFNKYNLYEKYNLTRHISDSLRENNLEKFGRLNNMKGGKTEKMAKTGKHLDKAEKHCDNSGDKCEEGSLNNNEELMKYFSAENHSCLCDKNMINKPKGEFVVSEYLELRSNFMNKIKRSNTELYEKMKNYNFFNDPLEISYKTRNFEKEKLIDICKDIKFEKNGLCLFDKSRIILTYLYLLSTWPDYIFYVVSPLVFIKPQKYCDQYDIPLVLNNMLKNRYFYKKSSKICINYAFAHFISSGNKTSNLVVTAKISSTMVNISKSNLLLILPLIKRVDILDYSKNNEYDIKEEIVNEYFILGNSYTPINIISYSFKDYDQIKKNAHITIAGAFIKQQGKKFVTYHRISKKYNEHVQCSEGHFFQFNGQTLCFCDILAKKNRNNKNCLYPFCEQSKQFCYLNEECVDGKCVCIEGYSRNPMSFLCEKNNECILHGQQTCKGPGKCVLTNNRYICLCPIPYVRILNNCLHPIKGIIIGLRIFSNFDSDHSNDEDDASKKEKFYTNVFGSISEYIKATIDSTVKHDLKPRMYAMPIRKMKDGIKATIIINERNDPTEPTPIEVFSIFLNQFRDSTSVLNNGFYSYFARFTYIEYVKSFSKNDDLSPFYDSFMNYLPNFFIKIFEVDTFNNISVVVCTNFVILIIVACMDTNYQQDGQIGKF; encoded by the exons ATGGTAATTgcaattttcatttttttattatttgaattagTATCATCTAACAAGAGTGATGCTAATCAGAATATCATAGAAGAAACAAAATCGTACCCATCCGATTCGACTATTAATTCTATATCTACAGATGAAAAGTACGATAAGTACGAAAagtatgaaaattataaaaacctTGTACATACTTCTGAAAGAAATAATAGGATAGTATGCGTTCAGAAAGAATACAACCATTTAATATACTATACCTATGATAATGAGTGTGATCCTCAAAATACCTTTagcttttcttttaattccaCCTATAAATTTCATGATGATTATTATTTGTCTTACATAAAGAATAGAGAATCTTTTGTTGAAACTAAAATAAGTCCACAGTTAGCCGTTGGGTCATGTATAACTTGTCTCTTCCTCGACGAAATAAATTTACTAAGTATATATGGATACACATTCATTTATAACAAATCGGACGAGGTTGATTACAAGAactactataaaaaaattatcgaCACGCATTATAATTTGGAGGAAAATATCAATTTGCCACATTTACCTCCGAATAATGATTCATTCGAGGAAACAGGCAAAGTAGAACCATTCGTAGAGGAAGTGCTGGATATCGACAGATGCCCAGATGATGGAGATGATGATGACGGAATCGTTCTCAGCAGTGTAAGTGGTAACACCAATAACACGAGCAGTAGCTACAGTAGGTACAGTGGACAGGACGAGGAGGAACGCGAGTTGACAACCCAAAAGCATAACGAAGGAGAGAAAAAAAGTTCAGAAAATGATGcatccttttttaataattatgaaaatacgatattgcaaaattttttaaaagagaaCAGAATACATTATGCGTACGATGAAATAGGGAAGAATAAATTTCGGTACGATAGTGGCACCAGTGTAGAGGTGCGCAGCAATAGCAACAACAATAATGATTTCATCAGCAACAGCAGTAGTAACAACGATAATGATTTCATCAGCAACAGCAGTAGTAACAACGATAACAGTAGTAACAACGATAACAGTAGTAACAACGATAACAGTAGTAACAACGATAACAGTATTAACAACGATAACAATAGTAAGAGTAGTAATTCTTTAAATGGCGAAATGGTAgacaatttttttctaaacttGAACGTGATAGGAAGCAATGAAAGAGAGAAAAATTATGGTACTGTATCTactaataaaaagatattacACTTAAAAGATTTACCAAATCTTGtttttaaggaaaaagaaTGCAATGTATTTAAAGAagacataaataaaaaaaaaatttggagTAATCTTATTTTCGTTAACTCATTtactaatataaatatactgtCACATATGGATAAGTTCAGAGGGACCTATGctgaattaaaatattattcctttcatcaaaattataaagaaaagaaagttAATGATTTTATATCAATTACATtagatttaaataataaagattatttaaaaaataataatgtattcattttaatagctaatgatgaaataaaatttttaaaaaaaattattttttgttcccCTATTGTCGTCAACAAAGAATCAgctatttcatatataaatgataatactATCATTAcagaatatgaaaaaataaaaaatatatacatgtctAATGATGCAAATAATCAAGTATTTTTACTAAAAGTTTTATATCATCAAGATGAAATACATTTGATTCTAATTGATCATATTAGAGGCATTAGTCACCCTATGAAATTGAGTATACCCTTTTTCTTCCTGACAAccaattcttatttttctcagttcactcatttttttatgaaagaCAATTTAATAGGCTGGATCATGAAAAGTAAAATGCT AAGCACCATGTACTCCAAAAAAATCTATGACGTGGTTTCTATAGAAAACAAGATCATATCAAACATCTATTTGTTGTATTTGAGTTAttcaatatttaaatatgtattatttggTAGATATAATCCTATGAAAGATTATTCATTACACAAAAGCATAACATTCGAGGCTGTACTACTAAACATAATGAGTACATTTACAAATGAAGaattaacaaattttaaaatgtactttgaaaaaattacaaataagcAAGTAGGGAATAtcagtaatataaaaaaaatcaaaagaaTGGATGTATTcgaaatatttgttattccATCTGATAATTATGTGAGGTTTCAAAATGTACTGTCAAAACTTTTCAAAGCAATATTTGATTGTGGGGGTAAACATATTTCCAAGTTGATAAAAATAGTCGTGCTGAGGTCACATTACGATATGTTATACAATTTCAACTGTTACAATTATCAGCTGTACAGTTTTTTGGTCAATCTTTTAGATTTAcatgaatattattatgagTACACGGACCTGGACAATCTGTTTAAGGAAAGTCAACGAATATTAACACAGTTGGTAAGTAAAGGGGGCGAAGCTAGC ATCAAGTTGACACTCGAGGAGATGAATAATTTGATCCCTTTCAATGAAGATAAGAAGCTGATCAAGTACCTCATTATTATCCTCTACTTTGGAAATGat ATGTTCTGCttagaaaaggaaaattcaATATACATACAACTGATCTACGAACTGAGgcatttgaatatttttcatgCAATAATAGTTGCTTATCTCTCGGAAGAAAAAGCTGGTACACTGTGTTCCAGAAAGAATATGATAGGAGAAGAAACATTACAAAATGATTCATTAAGCCCTTATGAAACATTTGaagataaaaatgtttatttaaaatttgcaTGTACAAGTAAATGCAATATGAATGAGTTGGAgaataactttttaaaaaaatttaataataaatattttggtGATTTTCATGTTACAATAAGATCTTATGAGCATTATACCTTAGGAATATTTCTAGTTTCCTTTATGACATCTGTAGTATTCATTGTAGGTGAGCTCcataaagaaatgaaaaaaatctATGTATacagaatttttaaaaatatattcataaaaaattatacgcACAATATTACCAAGTATTACACTTTCTGGAACACCAGGCTTTACGCTTTTGCCCAATATGAACCTGAGTGTGTGCTCTtgtttaataaatacaacTTATATGAAAAGTACAACCTTACTAGACATATTAGCGATTCGCTCAGGGAAAACAACTTGGAAAAGTTTGGAAGGTTGAATAACATGAAAGGGGGAAAAACGGAAAAAATGGCAAAAACAGGAAAACACCTAGACAAAGCGGAAAAACATTGTGACAATTCTGGTGATAAATGTGAAGAGGGAAGTCTGAACAACAACGAGGAATTAATGAAGTACTTTTCCGCTGAAAACCATAGCTGCTTATGTGACAAAAACATGATCAACAAGCCAAAAGGAGAATTTGTAGTAAGCGAATATTTAGAACTGAGGTcgaattttatgaataaaataaaaagaagtaatACAGAGTTATatgaaaagatgaaaaattataatttttttaacgaCCCTTTAGAGATATCTTATAAAACAAGAAATTtcgaaaaggaaaaattaatagaCATAtgtaaagatataaaatttgagaaaaatggtttatgtttatttgatAAGTCGAGGATAATATTAACTTATTTGTACTTACTATCTACATGGCCtgattacatattttatgttgTTAGTCCacttgtttttataaaacccCAAAAATATTGTGATCAATATGATATACCATtagtattaaataatatgctaaaaaatagatatttctataaaaaaagctcaaaaatatgtattaattatGCATTTGCTCACTTTATATCATCTGGAAATAAAACAAGTAATTTGGTGGTCACAGCAAAAATTAGTAGTACCATGGTAAACATAAGTAAAAGTAATCTGCTACTCATCTTACCACTAATCAAAAGAGTTGATATATTagattattcaaaaaataatgaatatgatataaaggaagaaatagtaaatgaatatttcattttaggAAATTCTTATACCCCAATTAATATCATATCTTACAGTTTTAAAGATTATGatcagataaaaaaaaatgcacataTTACAATAGCAGGGGCTTTCATAAAACAACAGGGCAAAAAATTTGTTACCTATCATAgaattagtaaaaaatataatgaacatGTTCAATGCTCAGAAGGTCATTTCTTTCAATTTAATGGTCAAACTTTATGTTTTTGTGATattttagcaaaaaaaaataggaataataaaaattgtcTATATCCGTTTTGTGAACAAAGTAAACAATTCTGCtatttaaatgaagaatGTGTTGATGGAAAATGCGTTTGCATTGAAGGCTACTCAAGAAACCCCATGAGTTTTttatgtgaaaaaaataatgaatgtaTTCTTCATGGACAACAGACTTGTAAAGGTCCAGGCAAATGTGTGCTAACCAATAATCGTTACATCTGTTTATGCCCAATTCCATACGTTcgaatattaaataattgtcTTCATCCCATCAAAGGAATTATAATAGGCTTACGAATCTTCAGTAATTTCGACAGTGACCATTCCAATGACGAGGACGATGCTtccaaaaaggaaaaattttatacaaatGTGTTCGGGTCTATATCTGAGTATATCAAGGCCACCATTGATAGT ACCGTGAAACACGACCTCAAGCCAAGGATGTACGCCATGCCGAttagaaaaatgaaagacGGAATTAAGGCaacgataataataaatgaaaggAATGACCCCACTGAACCGACACCCATTGAAGTATTTAGCATTTTTTTGAATCAATTTCGTGATTCAACATCTGTCTTAAACAATGGATTCTATTCCTATTTTGCTCGCTTTACTTATATAGAATACGTAAAATCTTTTTCTAAGAATGATGATCTTTCTCCCTTTTATGACAGCTTCATGAACTACTTACCTaactttttcattaaaattttcgaAGTAGATACCTTCAACAATATATCAGTTGTTGTTTGTAccaattttgttattttaattattgttGCTTGTATG GATACAAACTATCAACAAGATGGACAAATTGGCAAATTTTAA
- a CDS encoding ATP-dependent DNA helicase Q1, with protein sequence MGEINLIKEGTFDNKEDEMSNRLLNEYKNKYANIDILKATTILKEYFSFNEFKTKQIECLNAIKNFEHVLNITPTGGGKSLIYQVIPLLIGGISIVISPLISLIQDQILSLKKRNIMAETINSSLKKKENENILTLLKSYNDCNIKVLFITPETATSEYFIMLIQELYMNQKISLISIDEVHCISTWGCEFRKSYRNLNRVLKTCPFVRIYSCTATATKSVENDIILNLNLNQDKNNSLRIVRTPFNRPNLKYVIVYSDLLKIEKKKSVLDIINEKKNMNKIGIVYCFKRSTCDEISKYLREKGLQALSYHAGLTNNARKRIQEKWVKGNAKILVATIAFGMGIDRKDVSYIIHFNLPKSIENYYQESGRSGRNGNISFCYLYYSKEDVEKLSYIIKCSYANLDMHDIDVEKKFEKEMYKLECVHNMCINEKCIRSQILSYFGETRHKNSDRNGGDGGGGNGYRISGNGSGNNFSNDIARNYLGNAHNELGNTQKDETYCCSYCFDIRGSKDKIQQVLKLYERKNLNAQFAQEEKSYNSKKINPNVNPKKHILSDDSYSDKEQELNEYKLTNKKIKGFVPFQSASSIISKEVRDKGIIEVMKELERREELMENKLEQESKDKSKMYNTPLHCVNFRRKPTFSSFKVPRKI encoded by the coding sequence ATGGGGGAAATAAACCTGATAAAAGAAGGCACATTTGATAATAAGGAGGATGAGATGTCAAATAGGTTATTAAATGAGTACAAAAACAAATACGCTAATATAGACATCCTTAAAGCAACAACCATTTTGAAAGAATATTTCTCCTTTAATGAgtttaaaacaaaacaaatagaATGTTTAAATGCAATTAAGAATTTTGAGcatgttttaaatataacacCTACAGGGGGAGGGAAatcattaatatatcaaGTTATTCCTTTACTTATTGGAGGTATCAGTATAGTGATTAGTCcattaatttcattaattcaAGATCAAATActatctttaaaaaaacgaaatattaTGGCTGAAACTATTAACAGttcattgaaaaaaaaagaaaacgaaaatatattaactttgttaaaaagttataatgATTGTAATATAAAAGTGTTATTCATTACCCCCGAAACAGCAACAagtgaatattttattatgttaataCAAGAGCTTTATATGAATCAAAAAATTTCACTTATTTCAATAGATGAAGTTCATTGTATTAGTACATGGGGATGTGAGTTTAGAAAAAGCTATAGGAATTTAAACAGAGTTTTGAAAACTTGCCCTTTTGTTAGGATATATAGTTGTACAGCTACGGCTACTAAGTCTGTtgaaaatgatattatacttaatttaaatttgaaTCAAGATAAGAATAATAGTCTTCGAATTGTTAGAACCCCATTTAATAGACCTAATTTAAAATACGTCATAGTATATAgtgatttattaaaaatagaaaaaaagaaaagtgtgttagatattattaatgaaaaaaaaaatatgaacaaaattgGTATTGTATACTGTTTTAAAAGAAGTACATGTGATGAAATATCCAAATATTTAAGAGAAAAAGGTTTACAAGCTTTGAGTTACCATGCTGGATTGACAAACAATGCTAGGAAAAGAATACAGGAAAAATGGGTTAAAGGTAATGCAAAAATTTTAGTTGCAACCATAGCATTTGGTATGGGTATAGATAGAAAAGAtgtatcatatattatacattttaaccTACCCAAGTCtatagaaaattattacCAAGAGTCAGGTAGGTCAGGTAGAAATggaaatatttctttttgttatttgtattattccAAAGAAGATGTAGAGAAGTTATCATATATCATAAAATGTAGCTACGCCAATTTGGATATGCATGATATCgatgtagaaaaaaaattcgaaAAAGAAATGTACAAATTGGAATGCGTTCATAATATGTGCATTAACGAAAAATGCATCAGGTCCCAAATTCTTAGCTACTTTGGGGAGACACGCCATAAAAATAGCGACAGAAACGGGGGTGATGGCGGTGGTGGTAACGGCTATAGGATCAGCGGCAATGGTAGTGGAAATAACTTCAGTAATGATATAGCTCGCAACTATTTAGGGAACGCACACAACGAACTGGGAAATACGCAGAAGGATGAAACCTACTGCTGTTCATACTGCTTCGACATAAGAGGATCAAAAGACAAAATTCAACAAGTGTTAAAGTTGTATGAGCGAAAAAATTTGAATGCGCAATTTGCACAGGAGGAGAAAAGTTATAatagcaaaaaaattaatccaAATGTGAACCCAAAGAAACATATACTAAGTGATGATTCATATTCAGACAAGGAACAggaattaaatgaatataaattaaccaacaaaaaaattaaaggttTTGTTCCCTTTCAAAGTGCATCATCCATAATCTCGAAGGAAGTAAGAGATAAGGGAATTATTGAAGTAATGAAAGAACTGGAAAGAAGAGAGGAACTAATGGAAAATAAACTTGAACAGGAATCAAAagataaaagtaaaatgtaTAACACACCGTTACATTGCGTTAATTTTAGAAGGAAGCCCACATTTTCATCTTTCAAAGTTCCCaggaaaatataa